A single region of the Moorena sp. SIOASIH genome encodes:
- a CDS encoding rhomboid family intramembrane serine protease produces the protein MVPLRDENPITITPYITLLLIAINILVFIYELSLNKPELDTFFRLYAVVPRELTASFDGIPVGQPVPEPLTLITSQFLHAGFLHVGSNMLFLWIFGNNIEEKLGGIRFLIFYLTCGALAALAQWFFSALSLIPALGASGAIAGVMGAYILRFPNAKILTLVPLFFIFFVARIPAVFYLGFWFLQQAFNGIASLGAQAQVGMEGGGIAYWAHAGGFVFGAILGPILGLFDD, from the coding sequence ATGGTACCCCTAAGAGACGAAAACCCAATCACAATCACGCCATATATTACTTTGCTCCTGATTGCTATTAATATTTTAGTCTTTATCTATGAACTTAGCTTAAATAAACCAGAACTCGACACGTTTTTTAGGCTTTATGCTGTGGTACCTAGGGAGTTAACCGCTAGCTTCGATGGTATTCCTGTAGGCCAACCTGTGCCAGAACCCTTGACTCTGATAACATCCCAATTTCTCCATGCTGGGTTTCTTCATGTTGGCTCCAATATGTTATTTTTGTGGATTTTTGGTAACAACATTGAAGAAAAACTTGGAGGGATAAGGTTCTTAATTTTTTATCTCACTTGTGGGGCTTTAGCCGCGTTAGCCCAATGGTTTTTCTCAGCTCTATCTCTTATTCCGGCTTTAGGAGCTAGTGGAGCAATTGCTGGAGTTATGGGTGCCTATATTCTCAGGTTTCCTAATGCCAAAATCCTGACTCTAGTGCCCCTATTTTTCATATTTTTCGTGGCTAGGATACCAGCTGTATTTTATCTAGGGTTTTGGTTTTTACAGCAAGCGTTTAATGGCATAGCCAGTCTCGGAGCTCAGGCTCAGGTGGGAATGGAGGGGGGGGGAATTGCTTACTGGGCCCATGCTGGTGGATTTGTGTTCGGAGCTATCCTTGGTCCAATCTTAGGTTTATTTGATGATTAG